In one Pseudomonas sp. SG20056 genomic region, the following are encoded:
- a CDS encoding CheW domain-containing protein — MSRPLATATRPQLALQSYLDGLLQDAANELADSLEADDFSVDSISLDEFEAAVLEEQVRDARIIQQVPVAKPVIELAPRPLVLPTIEMPLPVVETPEPVPVVVAENPVSEAAQVVPDALVLPEQVQQGRPEWAEGPFECLLFDVAGLTLAVPLVCLGSIYPLQGQELTPLFGQPDWFLGILPCQAGNLKVLDTARWVMPDRYRDDFREGLQYVISVEGYEWGLAVHQVSRSIRLDPNEVKWRSQRTQRPWLAGTVIEHMCALLDIASLAELIASGAAKRMAANRVH, encoded by the coding sequence ATGAGTCGTCCCCTTGCCACCGCTACACGTCCGCAACTGGCCTTGCAGTCCTACCTGGACGGCTTGCTGCAGGATGCTGCGAACGAGCTGGCCGATAGTCTTGAGGCGGATGACTTCAGCGTCGACAGCATCAGCTTGGATGAGTTTGAGGCCGCTGTGCTGGAAGAGCAGGTGCGTGATGCGCGCATCATTCAGCAGGTCCCTGTCGCCAAACCGGTGATTGAGCTGGCGCCACGCCCGCTGGTGTTGCCGACCATTGAAATGCCTTTGCCTGTGGTTGAGACGCCAGAACCGGTGCCAGTCGTAGTGGCTGAAAACCCGGTGAGTGAAGCTGCGCAGGTCGTACCTGATGCTTTGGTGCTACCTGAGCAGGTGCAGCAAGGGCGGCCCGAGTGGGCCGAAGGGCCATTCGAATGCCTGCTCTTTGATGTGGCCGGGTTGACCTTGGCGGTTCCTCTGGTATGCCTGGGCTCGATCTACCCTCTGCAAGGCCAGGAGCTCACACCATTATTTGGCCAGCCAGACTGGTTTCTCGGCATACTGCCGTGCCAGGCCGGCAATCTGAAGGTGCTGGACACCGCGCGCTGGGTGATGCCGGATCGTTACCGCGATGACTTTCGCGAAGGTCTGCAGTATGTAATTTCTGTTGAGGGCTATGAGTGGGGGCTGGCAGTGCATCAGGTCAGTCGCTCGATTCGTCTTGATCCCAACGAGGTCAAATGGCGTAGTCAGCGCACTCAGCGTCCTTGGCTGGCGGGTACGGTTATCGAACATATGTGCGCTTTGCTGGATATCGCATCTCTGGCTGAGCTGATCGCCAGTGGTGCGGCC